The following coding sequences are from one Eucalyptus grandis isolate ANBG69807.140 chromosome 11, ASM1654582v1, whole genome shotgun sequence window:
- the LOC104426179 gene encoding LOW QUALITY PROTEIN: 4-coumarate--CoA ligase-like 9 (The sequence of the model RefSeq protein was modified relative to this genomic sequence to represent the inferred CDS: inserted 2 bases in 1 codon; deleted 1 base in 1 codon) — translation MASAPKPGPSAASGPPSPLPPPSLPISLTDFLFSILPSSSSSSSSPFLVDAATGHRVTYPRFISQCRALSSFLVSRFPSLSKNDVVLVLPPFSLHVPVIYFTLLSLGIVVSPANPLSSASEIRHLVGLSKPVLAFVTSXKQLKLPTLRHGTILIDSPEFESVLSRTGLKETDPVLRNVNRVTQADPATILYSSGTTGRVKGVLMTHGNMIAGVAGARQPEPGPKPVWLFPLPLFHVYGFASILRAFGMGATVVLMGKFELEAMLKAVEKYRVGLLPVSPPVVLALVKSELSGKYDLSSLRTVMCGGAPLGKEVSQRFQQQFPNVELVQGYALTESLLGSRMMGPDETKQYGSIGRLAEYMEAKIVNPVTGEALPPGCKGELWLHGPAIMKGYVGDEKATAETLDPEGWLKTGDLCYFDSEGFLYIVDRLKELIKYKAYQVPPAELEHLLQSHQQIAEAAVIPYPDEEAGQVPMAFVVRKPGACVAESEIMDFIAEQVAPYKKIRRVAFISSIPKNPAGKILRRELINHALSAGSARL, via the exons ATGGCTTCTGCGCCGAAACCAGGACCTTCCGCAGCCTCAGGCCCTCCgtcccctctccctcctccttccctccccATTTCGCTCACCGACTTCCTCTTCTCCatcctcccctcctcctcctcctcctcctcctcgccgttCCTCGTCGACGCCGCCACCGGCCACCGGGTCACCTACCCGCGCTTCATCTCGCAATGCCGGGCTCTCTCGTCCTTCCTCGTCAGCCGCTTCCCTTCCCTCTCCAAGAACGACGTCGTCCTCGTCCTCCCGCCATTTTCCCTCCACGTCCCCGTCATCTACTTCACTCTCCTCTCCCTCGGCATCGTCGTGTCCCCGGCGAACCCCCTGAGCTCCGCCTCCGAGATCCGCCACCTGGTCGGGCTCAGCAAGCCCGTCCTCGCTTTCGTCACCTC CAAGCAGCTCAAGCTGCCTACGCTCAGGCACGGCACCATCCTCATCGACTCGCCCGAGTTCGAGTCCGTTTTGTCCCGGACCGGCCTGAAGGAGACCGATCCCGTTCTCCGCAATGTCAACCGGGTCACGCAGGCCGACCCCGCGACGATTCTCTACTCTTCGGGCACGACGGGCCGGGTCAAGGGCGTACTCATGACCCACGGAAACATGATCGCGGGGGTCGCCGGCGCTCGCCAACCCGAGCCAGGCCCAAAGCCCGTTTGGCTGTTTCCACTTCCCCTGTTCCACGTGTATGGTTTTGCGTCGATATTGAGAGCCTTTGGGATGGGGGCGACCGTGGTTTTGATGGGGAAGTTCGAGCTTGAGGCCATGCTGAAGGCCGTGGAGAAGTATAGAGTCGGCTTGTTGCCGGTGTCGCCGCCGGTCGTGCTAGCGTTGGTGAAGTCGGAGCTG TCGGGGAAGTATGACCTCAGCTCACTCCGCACCGTCATGTGCGGCGGAGCGCCGCTTGGGAAGGAGGTTTCCCAGCGGTTCCAGCAGCAATTCCCTAACGTGGAGCTGGTGCAG GGTTATGCATTGACAGAGAGCCTCTTAGGAAGTAGGATGATGGGGCCTGATGAGACCAAGCAATACGGCTCCATTGGTCGCCTTGCCGAGTATATGGAAGCCAAAATAGTCAATCCTGTTACTGGAGAAGCTCTACCTCCTGGCTGCAAAGGCGAATTGTGGCTGCATGGCCCAGCCATCATGAAAG GTTATGTTGGAGATGAAAAGGCAACGGCTGAGACATTGGATCCTGAAGGTTGGCTAAAAACTGGCGATCTTTGTTACTTTGACTCAGAGGGGTTCCTCTACATTGTAGATAGGCTAAAGGAATTGATAAAATACAAGGCGTATCAG GTTCCACCTGCTGAATTGGAGCATTTACTTCAATCTCATCAACAAATTGCGGAAGCTGCAGTGATACC GTATCCTGATGAAGAGGCAGGGCAGGTTCCAATGGCTTTCGTGGTGAGGAAGCCTGGTGCATGCGTTGCAGAATCTGAAATCATGGATTTCATTGCTGAACAG GTCGCTCCATACAAGAAGATAAGGCGTGTCGCTTTTATCAGTAGCATCCCCAAAAATCCTGCGGGAAAGATCTTGAGAAGGGAGCTCATCAATCATGCTTTATCTGCTGGTTCAGCTAGATTGTAA